The Penicillium oxalicum strain HP7-1 chromosome IV, whole genome shotgun sequence genome contains a region encoding:
- a CDS encoding Dynamin-related protein dnm1, whose translation MASLGDDLLVTVNKLQDLVFNTIGNDSLDLPQIVVVGSQSSGKSSVLENIVGRDFLPRGSGIVTRRPLILQLINIPSERPDRPENDEVHVPHTPESVAGQHEWAEFHHLPGRKFEDFLMVKQEIEAETARIAGSNKGINRQPINLKIFSPHVLNLTLVDLPGLTKVPIGDQPSDIEKQTRTLILEYIAKPNSIILAVSPANVDLVNSEALKLARQVDPMGRRTIGVLSKLDLMDHGTNAMDILSGRVYPLKLGFIGVVNRSQQDIQCGKSLSEALRAEADFFRHHPAYRNMANRCGTQFLAKTLNSTLMAHIRDRLPDIKARLNTLMGQTQQELASYGNKQFSGKEHRGSLILQLMTRFASSFISSIDGTSSEISTKELCGGARIYYIFNEVFGNSLETIDPTHNLTVSDIRTAIRNSTGPRPSLFVPELAFDLLVKPQIKLLEAPAQRCVELVYEELIKICHTCGSQELLRFPRLQGKLIEVVSDLLRERLGPCSGYVESLISIQRAYINTNHPNFPGAAAAMQSIIQNRQEEERKVLLAEEKRKREKRRQKELTAANGAAGGPDDEDAQAESKTLPLRNQSGKPTRSMSPHVGRGAENGIAATLNGAHAGSAAAFGSSHHTTRDSFLNYFFGKEGGLSSAATAPQPGLTRPVTHHSEPSISQSIRRQEVRSPVLPVEEYPAPPSEFGGDISSFPHENAEPTLTDREILETELIRRLISSYFNIVRETIADQVPKAIMHLLVNHSKDVVQNRLVSELYKEDLFGELLYEDDGIKAEREKCERLLETYKEAAKIVGEVL comes from the exons ATGGCGTCTCTCGGCGATGATTTGCTCGTCACTGTGAACAAGCTGCAGGACCTGGTCTTCAACACGATCGGCAATGACTCTCTCGATCTTCCTCAGATT GTCGTTGTTGGTTCCCAGTCGTCTGGCAAATCGTCCGTCTTGGAGAACATTGTCGGACGAGACTTTTTGCCGCGTGGCAGTGGCATCGTCACTCGTCGTCCCCTGATTCTTCAACTCATCAACATCCCCAGCGAGCGCCCCGACCGGCCCGAGAACGACGAAGTCCATGTCCCGCACACCCCTGAAAGCGTTGCTGGTCAACATGAGTGGGCCGAGTTCCATCACCTCCCAGGTCGCAAGTTTGAGGACTTCTTGATGGTGAAGCAGGAGATCGAAGCGGAGACAGCGCGCATTGCTGGGAGCAACAAGGGCATCAACAGGCAGCCGATCAACCTGAAAATCTTCTCCCCACACGTCCTGAATTTGACGTTGGTGGACCTGCCAGGTCTGACCAAGGTGCCTATTGGTGACCAACCGTCCGACATCGAGAAGCAGACCCGGACCTTGATTCTTGAATATATCGCCAAGCCGAACAGTATCATTCTCGCTGTTTCACCCGCCAATGTGGACCTGGTCAACTCGGAGGCTCTGAAGCTTGCTCGTCAGGTCGACCCAATGGGCCGCCGAACCATCGGAGTCTTGTCTAAATTGGACCTGATGGACCACGGCACAAATGCGATGGACATCCTCTCTGGTCGGGTGTACCCCTTGAAGCTGGGCTTCATTGGCGTGGTCAACCGCTCGCAGCAGGATATCCAGTGCGGCAAGTCGCTCTCCGAGGCTCTGCGCGCCGAAGCAGACTTTTTCCGTCATCACCCAGCCTATCGAAATATGGCCAATCGATGTGGCACACAGTTTTTGGCCAAAACTCTCAATTCGACGCTGATGGCACACATTCGAGACCGTCTCCCAGATATCAAGGCCCGTTTGAACACTCTGATGGGGCAGACGCAACAAGAACTGGCCAGCTATGGGAACAAGCAGTTCAGCGGGAAAGAACATCGTGGCTCTTTGATCCTTCAGCTCATGACACGATTCGCCTCATCTTTCATCTCGTCTATTGACGGAACATCATCCGAGATCTCCACCAAGGAGCTCTGCGGCGGCGCGCGTATCTACTACATCTTCAACGAAGTCTTTGGAAACTCTTTGGAGACAATTGATCCCACCCATAACTTGACAGTCTCCGATATCAGAACCGCGATCCGGAACTCAACAGGTCCTCGCCCTAGCTTGTTCGTGCCCGAACTCGCCTTTGATCTCCTGGTTAAGCCGCAGATCAAGCTGCTTGAGGCGCCCGCTCAACGATGTGTTGAGCTGGTCTACGAAGAGTTGATCAAGATTTGTCACACCTGCGGCTCTCAGGAACTTTTGCGATTCCCTCGTCTGCAGGGTAAGCTAATTGAAGTCGTGTCGGACCTTCTCCGCGAGCGATTGGGCCCCTGCTCTGGCTATGTGGAGTCTTTGATCTCCATCCAGCGGGCCTACATCAACACCAACCACCCCAACTTCCCtggcgctgccgccgccatGCAGTCCATCATCCAGAACAGACAAGAGGAGGAACGCAAAGTCCTTTTGGCTgaggagaagcgcaagcgtgagAAGCGACGCCAAAAGGAGCTCACTGCCGCAAACGGAGCTGCTGGCGGGCCagacgatgaggatgcaCAGGCCGAGTCCAAGACCCTACCACTTCGGAATCAGTCCGGGAAACCGACCCGAAGCATGTCGCCTCACGTTGGCCGGGGTGCAGAGAATGGAATCGCTGCCACTTTGAACGGTGCTCACGCAGGCAGTGCGGCCGCATTTGGTAGCTCACACCATACCACGCGTGACTCATTCCTCAACTACTTCTTTGGTAAAGAGGGTGGTCTGTCAAGTGCCGCGACTGCGCCTCAGCCGGGTTTGACCCGGCCAGTGACTCATCACAGTGAACCGAGCATCAGTCAGAGCATTCGTCGTCAAGAGGTTCGGTCACCAGTCTTGCCGGTGGAGGAATACCCAGCACCTCCCAGCGAATTTGGCGGAGACATATCCTCTTTC CCCCATGAAAATGCGGAGCCCACCTTGACGGACCGCGAGATTCTCGAAACCGAGCTCATCCGCCGTCTTATCTCCTCCTACTTCAACATCGTGCGGGAAACCATTGCCGACCAAGTTCCTAAGGCGATTATGCACCTGCTCGTCAACCACAGTAAAGATGTTGTGCAAAACCGACTCGTCAGCGAACTCTACAAAGAGGATTTGTTTGGCGAATTGCTCTATGAAGACGATGGCATCAAGGCCGAGCGAGAAAAATGCGAGCGATTGTTGGAGACTTACAAGGAAGCCGCCAAGATCGTGGGCGAAGTTTTATAG
- a CDS encoding UDP-N-acetylglucosamine transporter yea4 translates to MINDHQGIKKRPVDYAVPSRSAHQSDGAANGHATSEKKGQTGSSEVMKAVAHATFPNWANMVLMASLIFGGCCTNVFALEAIIKQLPTAGPLITFAQFTLCALFTLPHFLSLSAGPRNLFMSPRVIPLRSWVVYTAYFVSVNMLNNWAFAYKISVPLHIILRSGGPVASMIVGYIYNGRRYSRGQVVAVALLTAGVAAAALADAQAKGQSIDLPSTTADAGGREVDEVSLMTTATGFTILALAMVLSAFQGIYADRLYGKYGRDHWKEALFYSHALSLPLFATSYPQLLSQWRIVASSPSLLSIVSSWNVTDTSSTVVSQSIVSIVATAQQHKLLASFLDKVPVQVAYLTMNALTQYVCIRGVHLLSAKSSSLTVTVVLNIRKLVSLLLSIYLFGNDLASGVLVGAVLVTVGGGLYGFEGTRLRRNPTKKDQ, encoded by the exons ATGATCAATGATCATCAGGGAATCAAGAAGAGGCCGGTTGACTATGCGGTCCCCTCGAGGTCTGCGCATCAGTCCGATGGTGCGGCAAATGGACATGCGACCTCTGAGAAGAAAGGGCAGACGGGAAGCTCGGAGGTGATGAAGGCTGTGGCTCATGCTACGTTTCCCAATTGGGCGAATATGGTCTTGATGGCCTCGCTGATTTTCGGTGGATGTTGTACGAAT GTTTTTGCACTTGAGGCGATTATCAA ACAATTACCTACGGCTG GTCCCTTGATCACCTTTGCGCAATTCACACTATGCGCCCTGTTCACATTGCCGCACTTTCTTTCCTTGTCTGCCGGGCCTCGGAATCTATTCATGAGTCCTCGTGTGATTCCGCTTCGATCATGGGTGGTATACACGGCCTACTTTGTGTCGGTGAATATGTTGAACAACTGGGCCTTTGCTTATAAGATCTCTGTGCCGCTGCACATTATCCTCCGCTCTGGAGGACCTGTGGCGTCTATGATTGTTGGATATATCTATAACGGGAGACGGTATTCTCGCGGCCAAGTCGTGGCCGTGGCCCTATTGACTGCCGGTGTTGCGGCTGCCGCGTTGGCTGATGCCCAAGCCAAGGGCCAGTCCATCGATCTTCCCTCAACAACCGCTGACGCTGGCGGCCGTGAAGTCGATGAAGTCTCGCTGATGACCACCGCGACTGGCTTCACGATCCTCGCACTGGCTATGGTCCTTTCTGCGTTTCAGGGAATCTACGCCGACAGATTGTACGGGAAATATGGACGCGATCACTGGAAAGAAGCGCTGTTCTACTCGCATGCTCTTTCACTGCCACTCTTTGCGACTAGTTATCCGCAACTACTGTCACAGTGGCGCATCGTGGCTTCATCACCTTCTCTGCTCTCCATCGTTTCCTCTTGGAACGTCACCGATACTTCGTCGACTGTGGTCAGTCAGAGCATCGTTTCGATCGTCGCGACTGCTCAGCAACACAAGCTTCTGGCGTCTTTTCTTGACAAGGTCCCCGTTCAGGTTGCTTATCTGACGATGAATGCCCTGACGCAGTACGTTTGCATACGAGGTGTGCATCTGCTGTCTGCCAAGTCGTCGTCGCTGACGGTGACGGTGGTTCTCAATATTCGGAAACTCGTCTCATTGCTATTGTCGATTTATCTATTTGGTAACGATTTGGCCTCGGGCGTGCTTGTCGGGGCGGTCTTGGTCACTGTCGGTGGTGGATTGTATGGATTTGAGGGGACCAGGTTGAGGAGAAATCCGACGAAGAAAGATCAATGA